In a genomic window of Tursiops truncatus isolate mTurTru1 chromosome 7, mTurTru1.mat.Y, whole genome shotgun sequence:
- the LOC101329265 gene encoding dnaJ homolog subfamily B member 3: MVDYYEVLGVPRQASIEAIRKAYRKLALKWHPDKNPENKEEAERRFKRVAQAYEVLSDAKKRDIYDRYGEAGVQGGGGGRGGRPFGDPFEDPFEGVFTFRDPADVFREFFGGQDPFSSHLFGDLLENILGGRRSSRGSRSRNRESAPIFSTFSECPASGGGFSSFDRGFTSFGSLGNGGLSSFAMSCSGGTGNFKSMSTSTEIINGKKITTKRIIENGQERIEVEEDGELKSMMINGKEQLPHLDTK, translated from the coding sequence ATGGTGGACTACTACGAGGTGCTGGGCGTGCCCCGCCAGGCCTCCATCGAGGCCATCAGGAAGGCGTACCGCAAGCTGGCGCTTAAGTGGCACCCGGACAAAAACCCTGAGAACAAGGAGGAGGCGGAGAGGCGATTCAAACGAGTGGCCCAGGCCTACGAGGTGTTGTCAGACGCCAAGAAGAGGGACATCTACGACCGATACGGCGAGGCGGGAGTGCAGGGCGGCGGTGGCGGCCGGGGCGGCAGGCCCTTCGGGGACCCCTTCGAGGACCCCTTCGAGGGCGTCTTCACCTTCCGCGACCCGGCCGACGTCTTCAGGGAGTTCTTCGGCGGCCAGGACCCGTTTTCATCTCACTTATTCGGAGACCTGCTTGAGAACATTTTGGGCGGTCGGAGGAGCTCCCGgggaagcagaagcagaaacagagagTCCGCACCGATTTTCTCCACCTTCAGTGAATGTCCAGCATCTGGAGGcggtttttcttcctttgatagAGGATTTACCTCCTTTGGTTCCCTGGGCAATGGGGGCCTTTCTTCCTTCGCCATGTCTTGTAGTGGTGGGACGGGCAACTTCAAATCCATGTCGACTTCCACCGAAATCATTAATGGCAAGAAGATCACCACCAAGAGAATCATTGAGAATGGCCAAGAAAGGATAGAGGTGGAAGAAGACGGAGAGTTAAAGTCCATGATGATAAACGGCAAAGAGCAGTTACCACACCTTGACACCAAGTGA
- the LOC101329554 gene encoding UDP-glucuronosyltransferase 1A1 isoform X4, with protein sequence MTAGSQGPRPLILGLLLCALGPALTQGGKLLVVPIDGSRWLSLVRIVQQLQRKGHDIVVLAPDASMYVKEGAFYTLKRYPVPFRREDLEVAFINLGRSVFENDPFLQRMVKIYKKIKDDSALLFSACSHLLHNKELMSSLAEGSFDAVLTDPFLPCGPIVAQYLAVPAVFFLNGLPCSLDFQGTQCPNPPSYVPRPLSFNSDRMTFLQRVKNILIALSESFLCNVVYSPYAPLASEVLQKDVTLQDLMSYASIWLLRSDFVNNYPRPIMPNTVFIGGINCASKKPLSQEFEAYVNASGEHGIVVFSLGSMVSEIPEQKATEIADALGKIPQTVLWRYTGTPPPNLAKNTKLVKWLPQNDLLGHPKTRAFITHSGSHGVYEGICNGVPMVMMPLFGDQMDNAKRMETRGAGVTLDILEMSSKDLENALKTVISDKSYKENIMRLSSLHKDRPMEPLDLAVFWVEFVMRHKGAPHLRPAAHDLTWYQYYSLDVIGFLLAVVLTVIFVTFKGCAFAFRKCFGKKERVKKSHKSKAH encoded by the exons ATGACAGCAGGGTCCCAGGGTCCACGTCCACTCATCCTGGGCCTGCTGCTGTGTGCGCTTGGCCCTGCCCTGACGCAGGGTGGGAAGCTGTTGGTGGTCCCCATAGACGGCAGCCGCTGGCTGAGTTTGGTTCGGATCGTCCAGCAGCTGCAGCGCAAGGGACATGACATAGTGGTCCTCGCACCCGACGCCTCCATGTACGTTAAAGAAGGGGCATTTTACACCTTGAAGAGGTATCCCGTGCCATTCCGAAGGGAGGACTTGGAAGTGGCTTTTATAAACCTTGGGCGTAGTGTTTTTGAGAACGACCCTTTTCTGCAGCGCATGgtcaaaatatacaagaaaatcaaagatgactcaGCTCTACTCTTTTCCGCCTGCTCCCATTTACTGCACAACAAGGAGTTGATGTCCTCCCTGGCAGAAGGCAGCTTTGATGCTGTACTGACAGACCCTTTCCTTCCCTGCGGCCCCATCGTGGCCCAGTACCTGGCTGTGCCTGCTGTGTTCTTCTTGAATGGACTGCCGTGCAGCCTGGACTTCCAGGGTACCCAGTGCCCCAACCCACCGTCCTATGTGCCCAGGCCTCTGTCCTTTAACTCAGATCGCATGACCTTCCTGCAGCGGGTGAAGAACATACTCATTGCCTTGTCAGAGAGCTTTCTGTGCAATGTGGTTTATTCCCCGTACGCACCACTTGCCTCGGAAGTCCTTCAGAAAGACGTGACTCTCCAGGACCTTATGAGCTATGCATCTATCTGGCTTCTCAGAAGTGACTTTGTAAATAATTACCCAAGGCCCATCATGCCCAATACAGTTTTTATTGGTGGGATCAACTGCGCTAGCAAAAAGCCACTATCTCAG GAATTTGAAGCCTATGTAAATGCTTCTGGAGAACATGGAATTGTGGTCTTCTCTCTGGGCTCAATGGTCTCAGAGATTCCGGAGCAGAAAGCTACGGAAATTGCTGATGCTTTGGGCAAAATACCTCAGACA GTCCTGTGGCGGTACACTGGGACTCCACCGCCGAATCTTGCGAAGAATACAAAACTTGTCAAGTGGCTGCCCCAAAATGATCTGCTTG GTCACCCAAAGACTCGGGCCTTTATCACACATTCCGGCTCCCACGGTGTTTATGAAGGAATATGTAATGGTGTTCCGATGGTGATGATGCCCTTGTTTGGTGATCAGATGGACAATGCAAAGCGCATGGAGACCCGAGGGGCCGGAGTAACCTTGGACATCCTGGAAATGAGTTCAAAAGATTTAGAAAATGCCCTGAAAACTGTCATCAGTGACAAAAG CTATAAGGAAAACATCATGCGCCTCTCTAGCCTTCACAAGGACCGCCCCATGGAGCCTCTAGACCTGGCTGTATTCTGGGTGGAGTTTGTGATGAGGCACAAGGGGGCGCCACACCTGCGCCCTGCAGCGCATGACCTCACCTGGTACCAGTACTACTCTTTGGATGTGATCGGCTTCCTCCTGGCGGTCGTACTGACAGTCATCTTCGTCACCTTTAAGGGCTGTGCCTTTGCCTTCCGGAAATGCTTCGGGAAAAAAGAGCGAGTGAAGAAATCTCATAAATCCAAGGCACACTGA